One window of the Acinonyx jubatus isolate Ajub_Pintada_27869175 chromosome A2, VMU_Ajub_asm_v1.0, whole genome shotgun sequence genome contains the following:
- the PON1 gene encoding serum paraoxonase/arylesterase 1 isoform X2: MAKLMLLTLLGLGLALFRDHRASYQARLNAFREVKPVELPNCNLVKGIESGSEDLEILPSGLAFISSGLNYPGIKSFEPDKPGKILLMDLNEEDPTVLELKITGSKFDHSSFNPHGISTFTDEDNTVYLLVVNHPHFKSTVELFKFQEEEKSLLHLKTIRHELLPNLNDIVAVGPEHFYATNDHYFVDHYLRSWELYLGLAWSYVVYYSPTEVQVMADGFDFANGINISPDGKYVYIAELLAHKIHVYEKHANWTLTPLKVIRIQNILTEEPKVTRVYAENGTVLQGSTVASVYKGKLLIGTVFQKALYCEL; the protein is encoded by the exons agcACGACTTAATGCTTTCCGAGAGGTAAAGCCAGTAGAACTTCCTAACTGTAATTTAGTTAAAGGAATAG AATCTGGCTCTGAAGACTTGGAGATACTTCCTAGTGGACTAGCTTTCATTAGCTCC GGATTAAATTATCCTGGAATAAAGAGCTTTGAACCTGATAAACCTGGCAAAATACTTCTGATGGACCTAAATGAAGAAGATCCAACAGTGTTAGAACTGAAGATCACTGGAAGCAAATTCGATCATTCTTCATTTAACCCTCATGGGATTAGCACGTTCACAGATgaag ATAATACCGTGTACCTGCTGGTGGTGAACCATCCACATTTTAAGTCCACTGTTGAGTTGTTTAAatttcaagaagaagaaaaatcacttttgCATCTGAAAACCATCAGACACGAACTTCTGCCTAA TTTGAATGATATTGTTGCTGTGGGACCTGAGCACTTTTATGCCACAAATGATCACTATTTTGTTGACCACTACTTGAGGTCCTGGGAGCTCTATTTGGGTTTAGCGTGGTCCTATGTTGTTTACTATAGTCCAACTGAAGTTCAAGTGATGGCAGATGGATTTGACTTTGCCAATGGAATCAACATTTCACCTGATGGCAA GTATGTCTATATAGCTGAATTGCTGGCTCATAAGATTCATGTGTATGAAAAGCACGCTAATTGGACTCTAACTCCATTGAAG GTGATCCGAATCCAGAACATCTTAACAGAAGAACCCAAAGTTACCCGTGTTTATGCAGAAAACGGTACAGTTTTGCAAGGAAGTACTGTTGCCTCTGTGTACAAAGGGAAACTGCTGATTGGCACCGTGTTCCAGAAAGCTCTGTATTGTGAGCTCTAG
- the PON1 gene encoding serum paraoxonase/arylesterase 1 isoform X1, with the protein MAKLMLLTLLGLGLALFRDHRASYQARLNAFREVKPVELPNCNLVKGIESGSEDLEILPSGLAFISSGLNYPGIKSFEPDKPGKILLMDLNEEDPTVLELKITGSKFDHSSFNPHGISTFTDEDNTVYLLVVNHPHFKSTVELFKFQEEEKSLLHLKTIRHELLPNLNDIVAVGPEHFYATNDHYFVDHYLRSWELYLGLAWSYVVYYSPTEVQVMADGFDFANGINISPDGKYVYIAELLAHKIHVYEKHANWTLTPLKSLDFNTLVDNISVDPVTGDLWVGCHPNGMRIFFYDPENPPASEVIRIQNILTEEPKVTRVYAENGTVLQGSTVASVYKGKLLIGTVFQKALYCEL; encoded by the exons agcACGACTTAATGCTTTCCGAGAGGTAAAGCCAGTAGAACTTCCTAACTGTAATTTAGTTAAAGGAATAG AATCTGGCTCTGAAGACTTGGAGATACTTCCTAGTGGACTAGCTTTCATTAGCTCC GGATTAAATTATCCTGGAATAAAGAGCTTTGAACCTGATAAACCTGGCAAAATACTTCTGATGGACCTAAATGAAGAAGATCCAACAGTGTTAGAACTGAAGATCACTGGAAGCAAATTCGATCATTCTTCATTTAACCCTCATGGGATTAGCACGTTCACAGATgaag ATAATACCGTGTACCTGCTGGTGGTGAACCATCCACATTTTAAGTCCACTGTTGAGTTGTTTAAatttcaagaagaagaaaaatcacttttgCATCTGAAAACCATCAGACACGAACTTCTGCCTAA TTTGAATGATATTGTTGCTGTGGGACCTGAGCACTTTTATGCCACAAATGATCACTATTTTGTTGACCACTACTTGAGGTCCTGGGAGCTCTATTTGGGTTTAGCGTGGTCCTATGTTGTTTACTATAGTCCAACTGAAGTTCAAGTGATGGCAGATGGATTTGACTTTGCCAATGGAATCAACATTTCACCTGATGGCAA GTATGTCTATATAGCTGAATTGCTGGCTCATAAGATTCATGTGTATGAAAAGCACGCTAATTGGACTCTAACTCCATTGAAG TCCCTGGACTTTAACACACTCGTGGATAACATATCCGTGGATCCTGTGACAGGGGACCTTTGGGTTGGATGCCATCCTAATGGCATGAGAATCTTCTTCTATGACCCAGAGAATCCTCCCGCATCAGAG GTGATCCGAATCCAGAACATCTTAACAGAAGAACCCAAAGTTACCCGTGTTTATGCAGAAAACGGTACAGTTTTGCAAGGAAGTACTGTTGCCTCTGTGTACAAAGGGAAACTGCTGATTGGCACCGTGTTCCAGAAAGCTCTGTATTGTGAGCTCTAG